A window of the Helianthus annuus cultivar XRQ/B chromosome 4, HanXRQr2.0-SUNRISE, whole genome shotgun sequence genome harbors these coding sequences:
- the LOC110936408 gene encoding protein jagged-1, translating to MVVSVVLLLSPFLLLQPWSTAGDVLAPILSPIFEDACKEVKCGEGTCKQSQNSTIIPFECECSPGWKQLAVTSDNDGDQGWKFLPCVIPNCTLNYSCSQAPSPVQQKEKQGNGSVFDACQWTDCGGGKCVTTSPFTHKCECSEGYNNLLNLTFSPCFKECSLGADCKDLGIGLMDKPSPPPSLSQDRSNQANYRLKGGYDWLLFAFALLAI from the exons ATGGTTGTTTCAGTGGTACTTCTTCTTTCCCCATTTCTTCTTTTGCAGCCATGGAGTACGGCCGGTGATGTTCTTGCTCCGATTCTGTCTCCGATCTTCG AAGATGCTTGCAAAGAAGTGAAATGTGGTGAGGGGACTTGCAAGCAATCACAAAATAGCACTATTATCCCATTTGAATGTGAATGCTCACCTGGGTGGAAGCAACTAGCTGTTACTTCTGATAATGACGGCGATCAGGGTTGGAAGTTTCTTCCTTGTGTCATCCCCAATT GCACACTCAATTATTCATGTTCGCAAGCACCGTCCCCGGTGCAACAAAAGGAGAAGCAAGGGAATGGATCAGTTTTTGATG CGTGCCAATGGACCGACTGTGGAGGAGGAAAATGCGTGACAACTTCCCCCTTCACCCATAAATGCGAGTGTAGCGAGGGTTACAATAACCTTCTCAACTTGACCTTTTCACCTTGCTTTAAAGAAT GTTCACTTGGAGCGGACTGTAAGGACCTTGGCATTGGTTTAATGGACAAACCATCTCCACCTCCGAGTTTGTCTCAAGATCGTTCAAACCAAG CTAACTATAGACTCAAAGGTGGCTATGATTGGTTGCTATTCGCGTTCGCCCTATTGGCTATTTAA
- the LOC110933389 gene encoding extensin-like — protein sequence MELTEQQPQPLPQPRNPRSGARMSVRAGQWSGSLPPLPPTYPTITEDQQMGGPSNVEPVIMTPQQPPMGFDNPIPTYPDMTGYDTSYTTAPMDFNYPAPSYDPYLQAVVHTALYPSPFPPAYPNTGYPNYGYQYPVVPQPQPQPLQQLEYINQALERAEQIQRQAEKNE from the coding sequence ATGGAGCTGACGGAGCAGCAACCTCAACCACTACCACAACCGAGGAATCCTCGCAGTGGTGCACGTATGTCGGTGCGTGCAGGGCAATGGTCGGGATCGCTTCCACCTTTGCCCCCAACTTATCCAACAATAACAGAGGACCAACAAATGGGTGGACCCTCTAACGTTGAACCTGTTATTATGACACCTCAACAACCACctatgggttttgataaccctATTCCTACATATCCAGATATGACTGGATATGATACTTCCTACACGACGGCCCCTATGGATTTTAATTATCCGGCTCCGTCATATGACCCCTATTTACAGGCGGTTGTTCATACTGCCCTTTACCCGTCACCTTTTCCTCCTGCTTATCCAAATACTGGATACCCTAATTATGGGTACCAGTATCCCGTTGttccacaaccacaaccacaaccactgCAACAACTTGAATATATTAATCAAGCCTTGGAACGAGCGGAACAAATTCAACGACAGGCTGAAAAGAATGAATGA